Proteins encoded within one genomic window of Amycolatopsis sp. 2-15:
- a CDS encoding glycosyltransferase family 39 protein: MTATLAVPARQKPAHRKEQRWGRPAVFGLLALTAVLYFWDLTASGFGNSFYAAAVQSGTQNVEAWLFGSLDAGNVITVDKPPAALWVGTAFARIFGFSSFTVLAPQALMGVASVGLLYLTVRRVSGPVPGLLAGAGLALTPVAALMFRFDNPDALLVLLLIAAAYFTVRALEKASPGWLALAGVAIGFGFLTKMMQAFLVLPAFALAYLIAAPTTLGKRLLHLLAAAAAVVVSAGWFVALVELWPAASRPYIGGSTGDSLLELALGYNGLGRIFGGEGNGGGGFGGGGNAGGNTMFGGSSGLGRMFGPSFGTEVSWLLPAAVIGIVAGLWFTRRAARTDRTRAALVVWGGWLVVTGLVFSFMSGTVHPYYAVQLAPAIAALVAISGHALWQGRAQTAPRAVLGAMIAVTAVWSFILLDRTPDWFPALRWIIVVLGVLVATVVVVGVPPLRKALVVLAAASVLTLGLGTAAYAVDTAAQPHTGSIPTSGPATNRGFGGGFGDEPADSEVGRLLSQTTTKWAAATTGSQSAASLELASGKSVIGIGGWSGSDAAPTPAEFQQYVSNGQISYYVDGGRGGGPGGGSSEITEWVAANFTATAVGNTTVYDLTQ, encoded by the coding sequence ATGACTGCCACGCTCGCCGTCCCCGCCAGACAGAAACCCGCACATCGCAAAGAGCAACGCTGGGGTCGCCCGGCTGTGTTCGGCCTCCTCGCGCTCACGGCCGTGCTCTACTTCTGGGATCTCACCGCCTCGGGCTTCGGCAACTCCTTTTACGCCGCCGCCGTGCAGTCCGGCACGCAGAACGTCGAGGCCTGGCTCTTCGGCTCGCTCGACGCCGGCAACGTGATCACCGTCGACAAACCGCCCGCCGCCCTCTGGGTCGGCACGGCCTTCGCCCGCATCTTCGGCTTCTCCAGCTTCACGGTGCTGGCCCCGCAGGCGCTCATGGGCGTCGCGTCCGTCGGCCTGCTCTACCTCACGGTGCGCCGTGTCTCCGGCCCCGTCCCCGGCCTCCTCGCCGGCGCCGGCCTCGCGCTGACGCCCGTGGCCGCGCTGATGTTCCGCTTCGACAACCCCGACGCCCTGCTCGTCCTCCTGCTCATCGCCGCCGCCTACTTCACCGTGCGTGCGCTGGAAAAGGCGAGCCCGGGCTGGCTGGCACTGGCCGGCGTGGCCATCGGCTTCGGTTTCCTGACGAAGATGATGCAGGCCTTCCTCGTCCTGCCCGCCTTCGCGCTGGCCTACCTCATCGCCGCTCCGACGACGCTCGGGAAGCGCTTGCTCCACCTCCTGGCCGCCGCGGCCGCCGTGGTCGTGTCCGCGGGCTGGTTCGTGGCGCTCGTCGAGCTGTGGCCTGCGGCCTCACGTCCCTATATCGGCGGCAGCACCGGCGACAGCCTTTTGGAGCTCGCCCTCGGCTACAACGGTCTCGGCCGCATCTTCGGCGGCGAAGGCAACGGTGGAGGCGGCTTCGGCGGAGGCGGCAACGCGGGTGGCAACACGATGTTCGGCGGCAGCTCCGGCCTCGGCCGGATGTTCGGCCCCAGCTTCGGCACGGAGGTCTCCTGGCTGCTGCCCGCCGCGGTCATCGGAATCGTCGCCGGCCTGTGGTTCACTCGCCGCGCCGCGCGCACCGACCGCACCCGCGCCGCGCTTGTCGTCTGGGGCGGGTGGTTGGTCGTCACGGGGCTGGTGTTCAGCTTCATGAGCGGCACCGTCCACCCGTACTACGCCGTGCAGCTCGCCCCCGCGATCGCCGCCCTGGTCGCGATTTCCGGCCACGCGCTGTGGCAAGGCCGCGCACAAACCGCGCCACGGGCCGTGCTCGGCGCGATGATCGCCGTGACGGCCGTGTGGAGCTTCATCCTCCTCGACCGCACGCCCGACTGGTTCCCCGCGCTGCGGTGGATCATCGTGGTGTTGGGGGTGCTCGTCGCGACGGTCGTGGTCGTCGGCGTGCCCCCGCTCCGCAAGGCGCTGGTGGTCCTGGCCGCGGCGAGCGTCCTGACGCTCGGGCTCGGCACCGCCGCGTACGCCGTCGACACGGCCGCTCAGCCCCACACCGGCTCCATCCCGACGTCCGGCCCGGCCACCAACCGGGGTTTCGGCGGCGGCTTCGGTGACGAACCAGCCGACTCCGAAGTGGGCCGGCTGCTGTCGCAGACCACCACGAAGTGGGCCGCCGCCACCACGGGCTCGCAGTCGGCCGCGAGCTTGGAGCTGGCCAGCGGCAAGTCCGTGATCGGCATCGGCGGCTGGTCCGGCAGCGACGCGGCGCCGACGCCGGCGGAGTTCCAGCAGTACGTGTCGAACGGCCAGATCTCCTACTACGTCGACGGCGGCCGCGGCGGCGGGCCCGGCGGCGGCTCCAGCGAGATCACCGAGTGGGTCGCGGCGAACTTCACCGCCACCGCCGTCGGCAACACGACCGTTTACGACCTCACCCAGTGA
- a CDS encoding bifunctional glycosyltransferase family 2/GtrA family protein translates to MNATAPSRNGTGTGAKAEVPQPRPGSTPVGLGGPQPVLDVVIPVYNEETDLEPCIRRLHAHLEEQAGYAYRITIADNASTDKTLHVAERLAREFAQVEVHHLGEKGRGRALNAVWSTSDAQVLAYMDVDLSTDLAALQPLVAPLLSGHSDLAIGSRLARGARVVRGPKREFISRCYNLILKSALAARFSDAQCGFKAIRADVARRLLPHVQDTGWFFDTELLVLAQRSGLRIHEVPVDWVDDPGSSVHIVKTATEDLKGIVRITRATFTGAIPVRRLREQLGREPIGVTAPGVSPSLVKQLVRFAAVGVASTAAYLLLFLLLRNGIGSQPANFLALFVTAVANTAVNRRVTFGVRGRGGAGRHQFEGLIVFGLGLVLTSGSLALLNHTTHPGLVLETTVLVLANLAATVLRFLLLRGWVFNPGRRPSEETP, encoded by the coding sequence ATGAACGCCACCGCACCCTCCCGAAACGGAACCGGAACCGGGGCCAAGGCCGAAGTGCCCCAGCCCCGGCCCGGGTCGACGCCGGTCGGCCTCGGTGGGCCGCAGCCGGTGCTCGACGTCGTGATTCCGGTGTACAACGAGGAAACCGACCTGGAGCCCTGCATCCGCCGCCTGCACGCGCACCTCGAGGAGCAAGCCGGCTACGCCTACCGCATCACCATCGCGGACAACGCGAGCACCGACAAGACGCTCCACGTCGCCGAGCGGCTCGCCAGAGAGTTCGCCCAGGTCGAGGTCCACCACCTCGGCGAGAAGGGTCGCGGCCGCGCACTCAACGCCGTCTGGTCCACTTCGGACGCCCAGGTGCTGGCCTACATGGACGTCGACCTCTCCACCGATCTCGCCGCCCTGCAGCCGCTCGTGGCGCCGCTGCTCTCGGGTCACTCGGACCTCGCCATCGGCAGCCGGCTCGCACGCGGTGCGCGTGTGGTGCGAGGGCCGAAACGTGAGTTCATTTCCCGCTGCTACAACCTCATCCTCAAAAGCGCGCTCGCCGCCCGGTTCTCCGACGCGCAGTGCGGCTTCAAGGCCATCCGCGCCGACGTCGCCCGCCGCCTGCTCCCCCACGTGCAGGACACGGGCTGGTTCTTCGACACCGAGCTCCTCGTCCTCGCCCAGCGCTCGGGTCTGAGGATCCACGAAGTGCCGGTCGATTGGGTGGACGACCCCGGTTCGTCCGTCCACATCGTCAAGACTGCCACCGAAGACCTCAAGGGCATCGTGCGCATCACGCGCGCCACGTTCACCGGCGCGATCCCCGTGCGCCGCCTGCGCGAGCAGCTCGGCCGCGAGCCCATCGGCGTCACCGCGCCCGGCGTCTCGCCCAGCCTCGTGAAGCAGCTCGTGCGCTTTGCCGCGGTCGGGGTCGCCAGCACCGCCGCATACCTGCTGCTGTTCCTCTTGTTGCGCAACGGAATCGGCTCGCAACCCGCGAACTTCCTGGCTCTGTTCGTCACGGCCGTCGCCAACACCGCGGTGAACCGCCGCGTCACGTTCGGCGTCCGCGGCCGCGGCGGGGCCGGGCGCCACCAGTTCGAGGGCCTGATCGTGTTCGGTCTCGGCCTCGTGCTCACCAGCGGCTCGCTGGCCCTGCTCAACCACACGACCCACCCCGGGCTCGTGCTGGAGACCACCGTGCTCGTGCTGGCGAACCTCGCCGCCACGGTGCTGCGCTTCCTGCTGCTGCGCGGCTGGGTGTTCAACCCCGGCCGGCGCCCGTCCGAGGAGACCCCATGA
- a CDS encoding DUF2127 domain-containing protein translates to MAEPNQEKQQKTSTERLFRIAIALKGLDGALQLVGALILAFIPSTVVTGFTHAVITRDLLGDPSGTLAHHLELATEHFVDGGTKTFAVAYLLAHGVIKLALVFALSRKWVRAYPVAMVVLGAFVVYEVCRAIDTHSIALPFFAALDAVIIVLVYREYRQLRRERADQRGSGSSDSGNAGPGS, encoded by the coding sequence ATGGCGGAGCCGAACCAGGAGAAGCAGCAGAAGACGAGCACCGAGCGGCTGTTCCGGATCGCGATCGCGCTCAAAGGGCTCGACGGCGCGCTGCAGCTGGTCGGGGCGCTGATCCTGGCGTTCATCCCGTCGACGGTGGTCACCGGCTTCACCCATGCCGTGATCACGCGCGACCTGCTGGGCGACCCGTCGGGCACGCTCGCCCACCACCTGGAGCTCGCGACCGAGCACTTCGTGGACGGCGGGACGAAAACGTTCGCGGTCGCGTACCTGCTGGCCCACGGCGTGATCAAGCTGGCGCTGGTGTTCGCGCTCTCGCGCAAGTGGGTGCGGGCGTACCCGGTGGCGATGGTGGTGCTGGGTGCGTTCGTGGTCTACGAGGTGTGCCGGGCGATCGACACGCATTCGATCGCGTTGCCGTTCTTCGCGGCACTCGACGCGGTGATCATCGTGCTCGTCTACCGCGAATACCGGCAGCTGCGCCGGGAACGCGCCGATCAGCGTGGATCAGGCAGCTCGGATTCAGGCAACGCTGGACCAGGCAGCTGA
- a CDS encoding zinc finger protein, with protein sequence MLRWQQAEGKRHALEGPFAPRPEESFVALCGVEVTVAREDVPQLGGNWFDPTCAVCSSAWLSRT encoded by the coding sequence GTGTTGAGATGGCAGCAGGCCGAGGGAAAACGGCATGCCCTTGAAGGGCCTTTCGCGCCGCGTCCGGAGGAATCGTTCGTCGCGTTGTGCGGGGTGGAGGTGACCGTGGCACGGGAGGATGTTCCGCAGCTCGGCGGGAATTGGTTCGATCCGACGTGTGCGGTGTGTTCGTCGGCTTGGCTGAGCCGCACGTGA
- a CDS encoding PP2C family protein-serine/threonine phosphatase, with translation MAGYPRWHTASAQGPRERNADAVSAYAVAGAPGITFALADGVGDDPGAGRAAQTAAAAAARTPVQSGPVAAILNAQRALRELGGTGDAVLVVAMPFPGGYRIARVGDSRAYAWDGTMIRKLTTDHTLAEYFRARHQPYSPRMEHMVTTSVRTTKPDEISTTEVVGGGLLLTSDGVHKVLPPATIDEILADPARGAAALVETAITLGGTDNATALFVEQPQVDVAAIVTERFPSAAWSSVA, from the coding sequence ATGGCCGGATACCCACGCTGGCACACCGCCAGCGCCCAGGGCCCCCGCGAGCGCAACGCCGACGCCGTGAGCGCCTACGCCGTCGCCGGCGCGCCCGGGATCACCTTCGCGCTCGCCGACGGCGTCGGCGACGACCCCGGCGCCGGCCGCGCCGCACAGACCGCCGCCGCGGCCGCCGCGCGCACGCCCGTGCAGAGCGGGCCCGTCGCGGCGATCCTCAACGCCCAGCGCGCCCTGCGCGAGCTCGGCGGCACCGGCGACGCCGTGCTCGTGGTCGCCATGCCCTTCCCCGGCGGCTACCGCATCGCGCGGGTCGGCGATTCCCGCGCGTATGCCTGGGACGGCACCATGATCCGCAAGCTCACCACCGACCACACGCTGGCCGAGTACTTCCGCGCGCGCCACCAGCCGTACTCGCCGCGCATGGAGCACATGGTCACCACGAGCGTGCGCACCACGAAGCCCGACGAGATCAGCACGACGGAGGTCGTCGGCGGCGGCCTGCTGCTCACCAGCGACGGCGTGCACAAGGTCCTTCCGCCCGCCACCATCGACGAGATCCTCGCCGACCCCGCGCGCGGCGCCGCAGCGCTGGTCGAGACGGCCATCACCCTCGGCGGCACCGACAACGCCACCGCGCTCTTCGTCGAACAGCCGCAGGTGGACGTGGCCGCCATCGTCACCGAACGATTTCCCTCAGCTGCCTGGTCCAGCGTTGCCTGA